A section of the Salvelinus alpinus chromosome 36, SLU_Salpinus.1, whole genome shotgun sequence genome encodes:
- the LOC139565096 gene encoding coiled-coil-helix-coiled-coil-helix domain-containing protein 5 isoform X4: MDITTKYCHKEMESYGQCVAAHPSTWQQHCQDLKMKVAQCTSSHPVIQKIRTDCSKEFAEFERCLLENQNSPTSCSAHVARFLGCAETVDLAGVVNPVPQPS, translated from the exons ATGGATATCACCACCAAGTATTGCCATAAGGAGATGGAGAGCTATGGGCAGTGTGTGGCCGCTCACCCGTCAACATGGCAACAGCACTGTCAAGACCTAAAGATGAAGGTGGCACAGTGTACCTCTTCACA CCCTGTGATCCAGAAGATCCGGACAGACTGTTCAAAAGAGTTTGCAGAGTTTGAACGCTGCTTACTAGAGAACCAGAACTCACCTACCTCCTGTTCAGCACATGTAGCACGCTTCCTCGGCTGTGCCGAGACAGTGGACCTTGCCGGAGTGG TGAACCCGGTTCCTCAGCCCTCTTAG
- the LOC139565096 gene encoding coiled-coil-helix-coiled-coil-helix domain-containing protein 5 isoform X3: MDITTKYCHKEMESYGQCVAAHPSTWQQHCQDLKMKVAQCTSSHPVIQKIRTDCSKEFAEFERCLLENQNSPTSCSAHVARFLGCAETVDLAGVAVNPVPQPS, translated from the exons ATGGATATCACCACCAAGTATTGCCATAAGGAGATGGAGAGCTATGGGCAGTGTGTGGCCGCTCACCCGTCAACATGGCAACAGCACTGTCAAGACCTAAAGATGAAGGTGGCACAGTGTACCTCTTCACA CCCTGTGATCCAGAAGATCCGGACAGACTGTTCAAAAGAGTTTGCAGAGTTTGAACGCTGCTTACTAGAGAACCAGAACTCACCTACCTCCTGTTCAGCACATGTAGCACGCTTCCTCGGCTGTGCCGAGACAGTGGACCTTGCCGGAGTGG CAGTGAACCCGGTTCCTCAGCCCTCTTAG
- the LOC139565096 gene encoding coiled-coil-helix-coiled-coil-helix domain-containing protein 5 isoform X1 has translation MQVAMDITTKYCHKEMESYGQCVAAHPSTWQQHCQDLKMKVAQCTSSHPVIQKIRTDCSKEFAEFERCLLENQNSPTSCSAHVARFLGCAETVDLAGVAVNPVPQPS, from the exons GCAGGTTGCCATGGATATCACCACCAAGTATTGCCATAAGGAGATGGAGAGCTATGGGCAGTGTGTGGCCGCTCACCCGTCAACATGGCAACAGCACTGTCAAGACCTAAAGATGAAGGTGGCACAGTGTACCTCTTCACA CCCTGTGATCCAGAAGATCCGGACAGACTGTTCAAAAGAGTTTGCAGAGTTTGAACGCTGCTTACTAGAGAACCAGAACTCACCTACCTCCTGTTCAGCACATGTAGCACGCTTCCTCGGCTGTGCCGAGACAGTGGACCTTGCCGGAGTGG CAGTGAACCCGGTTCCTCAGCCCTCTTAG
- the LOC139565096 gene encoding coiled-coil-helix-coiled-coil-helix domain-containing protein 5 isoform X2 gives MQVAMDITTKYCHKEMESYGQCVAAHPSTWQQHCQDLKMKVAQCTSSHPVIQKIRTDCSKEFAEFERCLLENQNSPTSCSAHVARFLGCAETVDLAGVVNPVPQPS, from the exons GCAGGTTGCCATGGATATCACCACCAAGTATTGCCATAAGGAGATGGAGAGCTATGGGCAGTGTGTGGCCGCTCACCCGTCAACATGGCAACAGCACTGTCAAGACCTAAAGATGAAGGTGGCACAGTGTACCTCTTCACA CCCTGTGATCCAGAAGATCCGGACAGACTGTTCAAAAGAGTTTGCAGAGTTTGAACGCTGCTTACTAGAGAACCAGAACTCACCTACCTCCTGTTCAGCACATGTAGCACGCTTCCTCGGCTGTGCCGAGACAGTGGACCTTGCCGGAGTGG TGAACCCGGTTCCTCAGCCCTCTTAG